The Brachyspira hyodysenteriae ATCC 27164 genome includes a window with the following:
- a CDS encoding SDR family oxidoreductase, which yields MSSKICIITGASNGIGKEIALLFAKNNCDIAFIDKDNENGLKLQKQIKYMGRECLFINDNIDNEKSIKSFTDKIIEKFGNVDYLINNACYSNKGLLSNCSYDDFLEIFKIGAAAPYEITKNLMNNFNEKACIINIASTRAFMSQKDSESYSAAKGAIIALTHAMAISLSHKVRVNSISPGWINTIDDASFSKEDILQHPSAKVGKTSDIASTAWFLCNNDFINGENITVDGGMTKLMIYHNDEGWKLDI from the coding sequence ATGTCAAGTAAAATTTGTATTATAACAGGAGCATCAAACGGTATAGGAAAGGAAATTGCATTATTATTTGCAAAAAACAACTGCGATATAGCATTTATTGATAAAGATAATGAAAACGGTTTAAAACTACAAAAACAAATAAAATATATGGGCAGAGAATGCCTATTTATAAATGACAACATAGACAATGAAAAATCTATAAAATCATTCACTGACAAAATAATAGAAAAATTTGGCAATGTAGATTACTTAATAAATAATGCATGCTATTCAAACAAAGGTCTTTTAAGTAATTGTAGTTATGATGATTTTTTGGAAATTTTCAAAATAGGTGCTGCTGCTCCTTATGAGATTACAAAAAATCTTATGAATAATTTCAATGAAAAAGCCTGCATAATAAATATAGCTTCCACAAGAGCTTTTATGTCTCAAAAAGACAGTGAAAGCTACAGTGCTGCCAAAGGTGCTATTATAGCTTTAACTCATGCGATGGCTATAAGTTTATCTCATAAAGTGAGAGTTAATTCCATAAGTCCGGGTTGGATTAATACCATTGATGATGCCTCATTCAGCAAAGAGGATATACTTCAGCATCCTAGTGCAAAGGTTGGAAAAACTTCTGATATAGCTAGTACCGCTTGGTTTCTTTGTAATAATGATTTTATAAACGGAGAAAATATCACTGTAGACGGAGGTATGACAAAACTTATGATATATCACAATGATGAAGGCTGGAAATTAGATATTTAA